In the Candidatus Zymogenaceae bacterium genome, CGAAGCGGGTGCCCGGATGCAACCGGGCTGTTAAACAAGGCGACTCGAAAAACGGAGAACGGGAGAATTCGGAAAGGACATTTTCGGTGAGCGCCCGCAACCCCCAGGGTTGCACCTGAACCCCGGACGGCGGGCTTCGAAACGGAGAATCGGGAAGGATGTGAAGAGTGGCGTAAGTGGGCGTGAGTACGGCAGAAACGACAAGACCCCGAGGGGATGAACCCACGGGGTCTTGCGTTAACTAAGCACCGCTGAAATCAGCGGATTGAATTTTGGCTCCCCGGGCAGGACTCGAACCTGCGACATGGTGGTTAACAGCCACCCGCTCTACCAACTGAGCTACCGAGGATTAGGTAATTATTCTTTATACCATAAAAGCATTTTATTGCAAATAAAAAATGATAAGAGAGATCTATTTTCTCTTACCACTGTTCTCTCGATTTCTTTGCGATGGAGAAGCGCCCGGCATTCTCTTTAAAATATCGATGGCCTCACCATGCCCCTCCCCATCATACCTCACCCGTTTTTTCCATCCTTCTGAAGCCCACCCCTTTTAACCGCCTTTGAATCTCCTTATTCCCCCCCTATGCCCCCTCTTCTATTCGCTGGCTCCTTTTTTGATCTCCACCAACACAAGCCTGGCAACCGCCTTAAGAGTCTCGAAAACACCGGTCCCTTCGGTTGCCACGGATTCAAAATCCGGTACGGTATTGGGATTGAGAAGTTTTTTCATTTCATCCAGGGGCGCCGCGTTCGGCAGGTCCCGCTTGTTGTACTGGACGACATACGGGATTTTATCAAGGTTATAACCCTGTTCCTCCAGATTCACCTTCAGATTTTCGAGGCTTTCCAGGTTTGCTTCCATGCGCTCCACCTGGGAATCCGCCACAAATACGACACCGTCGACACCCTTGAGAATCAGTTTCCGACTGGCGTCATAAAAAACCTGCCCGGGAACGGTATAGAGATGAAATCTGGTGGTGAATCCGCGAATTTCTCCCAGTGAGAGGGGGAGAAAATCGAAGAAAAGCGTTCGTTCCGTCTCCGTGGCCAGAGAAATCATCTTGCCCTTGGAGTCGGGATTCGTTTTCTTGTATATGTATTGAAGATTCGTCGTCTTACCGCAGAGGCCGGGGCCATAGTAGACGATTTTACAGTTTATTTCTCTTGCAGGATAATTGATAAAAGACATGGAACCCGTTCTCTCTATTCGCTAAAGAGCCTATCGATATCTTCGTCAGTGATCTCGGCAAAGGGTGATACGCCCTCTTCAGTTTTAGACTCAACTTTCTTCATGAGATCATCAAAGATTTTTGTGAGATCCTCTCCGGCCTTCTTGGCGCGCAGCCGCACCAGACCCAAAGATGAACGCTCATCAAAAATCACAACCATGATAACCCTGCGTCCAACTATTGAAATATAGATATTATCCCGATATCCCTCGTGAAATATTATGGTAAACTCTTTTTCCCCCAGGAGCTTTGCCATGCTGCCTGTGGCGGCAATATTTCCTGCGGTCAGCGAGGCAAGGGAAGTCGTATCGAGATTCTCCGTTTCCCCGGTACTGGCGATCAACTGCCCGTTCCGATCCACGAGGAAAAGGACTTTTGCGTTTGTCTCGGTGTAGAGCTTCTCAAGAACTTCGTTTATTTGTTTGAACTGGTCATCATAAAGTATCAGCTGCGTGAAGCTCATCTACCATCTCCCCAATAAAACAATAAGCCTCGGTTCATTCTGAGACTATATCAGAACAAAAATTTTTTTTCAACATTTTTTTTACTTCAACGACAACATTCGCACACATCAGCAATCTCATTCGGAAGACCTTTTTCCTCTTTCATGAACTGAACCAGTCGCTCGGTACAGAAGTACTCACCGCATTCTCTGCACTCAACCAACTTCAATTCCACCTTCCAGTTTTTTAAGTATCGTATGCCGTCCCTATCCTCCATGGTGAGATAATCGGTGGGACAGACATAGACACAGGAGCCGCAGCCGATGCATGTTTCCGACGGGTCCATGTAGGGTGTGGTGGGCATACGGCTGATCCCCCGATTTTGGAACCCTATGGCGTTCGCCCCCACAACCTCGGAACATGCCCGTACGCACATACCGCACAGAATACAGTCGTCGCCGATTTTTTTGAATCTCGTATCATTGACACCAAGACGATCGGCAAGTTTTTGTATCTCCCGGTTGCCCGAAGCCCGGGCCATGAGGAGCTCCAGAATGACGTTCCTGGTGGAAACAACGCGCTCGGTATCGGTGTTGATGATCAAACCGTCGTCGGGATAGTAATTGCAGGAAGTGACGACCCGTGTGCGTCCGCGCTGTTCTATCTCCACCAGACACATACGGCACGCGCCATACGGCTCCAGCGCGTCGTTATGGCACAGGGTCGGGATATACACGTGAGCCCGTCTGGCGATATCCAGGATGCTGTCTCCCAATGATGCGGTAATCTCTTTCCCATTCAGTGTAACGGTAATGGTCTGTTCCATACCTACCTCTATGTAATACGAACCGCGTCCGTGGGGCAGACTTCGTAACATGCCCGACAGCGGATACATATCGATTTATCAATTGTATGGGGCTTCTTGTTTTCCCCGGCTATGGCCGATACGGGACACACCTTGGCGCATCGGGTACAGCCGATACAGGCATCCTTGTCGATGGAGAACTCTATCAGGTCCGGACACACGCCTGCGGGACACCGCTTCTCTTTAATGTGGGCCTCGTATTCATCCCGAAAATATTTGATTGTGGAGATCACCGGGTTGGCGGCACTGCCGCCAAGTGCGCAGAGCGATCCCCAGGTCATGGCGCCTCCCAAATCTTCCAAAAGCTCGATGTCGCCGTCCTTTCCCTCACCTGAGGTGATGCGTTCGAGGATGATGAGCATCTGCCGCAGTCCCTCCCGGCAGGGAACGCACTTGCCGCACGACTCATCCACCAGGAAGTTGATGAAATACTTCGCGATATCAACCATGCAGGTTTGGTCGTCCATGACGATCATACCGCCGGAACCCATCATGGAGCCGAGCTTCGTCAGCTCGTCGAAGTCCACCTTCGTATCCAGGTACTTTTCGGGAATACAGCCGCCGGAGGGACCGCCGGTCTGGACCGCCTTGAAGGCACGGTCATTGAGGATACCGCCGCCGATATCATAGATGATCTGGCGCAGCGTGTATCCCATGGGGACCTCCACAAGACCCACATTTTTGACGCTCCCCACCAGGGAGAACACCTTGGTGCCCTTGCTGGTATCGGTTCCCACCGAGGTGAACCAGTCCGCCCCCCTGCCGATAATGAGGGGGACATTCGCCCAGGTCTCCACGTTGTTGAGGTTGGTCGGTAGGTCCCACAATCCCTTCTCGGCTGAGCGGACATACTTGGCCCTGGGCTCGCCCACCTTTCCCATGATGGAGGCCATCAGGGCCGATGATTCGCCGCAGACAAACGCCCCGCCACCGCGAACGATCTCGATATCGAAGGAAAAGTCTGTACCCAGGACGTTCTTCCCAAGAAATCCCATCTCCCGGGCGTCATCCAGGGCCTTTTTCAGGTTCTTCAACGCTAAAGGATATTCCATACGGACGTAAATATACCCGGTATCCGTACCGATGGCGTATGCGCCGATGATCATCCCCTCGATGACGCTGTGGGGGTCGCCCTCCATGATCGAGCGGTCCATGAACGCCCCGGGATCGCCCTCGTCACCGTTGCAGATAATGAACTTGCGTTCGCCTTCAGCATCAATGACCGTGCGCCACTTGCGGCCGGCAGGAAAGCCTCCGCCCCCTCGTCCCCGGAGATCGGCCTTTTCCACCTCTTCGACGACTTCGGACGGCGTCATATCCGACAGCGCCCTCGCAAGGGCGCCGTAGCCGCCCACGGCGATGTACTCATCGATGTTTGTGGGGTCTATTTTTCCGTTGTTCCGGAGCACCCAGCGCAATTGACCCTTGTAAAAAGGGATATTCTCTTCTGAGAGAATCTCCTTTTTCGTGTTCGGATCCTTATAGAGATTTTTTTTGAAGACCCCGCCCTCGACAAGGGTGGATTTCACAATATCCGGTACCTGCTTGGGTCCCACCCTTTCATAGAATACACCCTGGGGAAGAAAAACCACGAGAGGTCCTCGCTCGCAGAAACCGTGGCATCCGGTCATTTTTACATCAACATTCGCCTTCAAATTCTGGGCTTTCAGCTCTTCTTCGAAGACATGGGCGACCTCCATGCTGCCGTTTGAAAGACAGCCGGTGCCACCGCAGACCAGAATTTTTTGTCGATCCGGATCCTGGGATTCCACCAGCGATGTGCGATAGGATTCTAACTTCGCCGCTGATTCAATTCTCATTAATGCGACCTTCTATTATTTATTATTTATATATGCATTGATAACCCTTTCGATCTTTTCCATGGTCATTTTTCCGTGATTGTCTTCATCCACCTGTACCAGCGGCGCCAGTGCACAGGCTCCCAGACAGTTGACCGTCTCCAGGGTGAACATTTTATCTGATGTGGTCTTGCCCGCTTTGACGTTCAGTGAGCGTTCAAAGCCCTCGGCGATGCGTTTACCCCCCTTTATATGGCATGCGGTGCCGAGACACACCTTGATTTCATGCCTGCCCCGGGGCTCCAAGCTGAACGCCTTATAAAACGTTGCGATATGGTATATCTGCGGCTCGGGGATATCCAGGGTTTCTGATAACTGTGCGACCGCCTCCCTGGGAATATAGCGATACTCGGATTGAATGTCTTGGAGCATCTGGATGATCCGGGATTTCTCCGAGCCGAAGGAATTAATGACATTCTCAACAAACGCGGGGTTGTATGACATACAATACGATCCTCTGCGCTTACATTTCGGTGAGTTTTAATAGCTTTTCGTATTCAGCATCCACCCGTTCTTGGATGGACTGAATATCGTCCTCAGTCAGGTGGCGAAATCGCCCCTGGCCCTTGAAATATTCGGTGACGGGGCGTCGTTTTGCATTCTTTTTTTTCATTCTGTAGACGCCGTCTTCCACTTCATACAGGGGAAATATCCCCGTCTGCACCGCCAGCTTCCCGTACTTGATTGAGAGGTGCGAGGGAATGCGCCATCCCGTGGGACACACGGAAAGACAATGGATATATGCAGGTCCCCCGGAATCGACGGCCTTTCTGATCTTCTCCTGGAGATCGAATGGATAGCTCGAACAGGCGGTGGCCACATACGGGATATTATGGGCCGCGGCGATTTTCGGCATATCCTTTTTCCAGGTGCTCTGTCCCTGGGACTTTTTCCCAGAGGGAGAGGTGGTGGTTGTGGCGCCGAATGGGGTGGAACTGGAGCGCTGGATTCCCGTGTTCATGTATGCTTCGTTGTCGAAACAGACATAGATGAAATCCTCGTGCTGTCTCTCAAGGGCGCCGGAAAGGGCCTGCAGCCCGATATCGCTGGTTCCCCCGTCTCCGGCCATGCCTATGGAGATGACGCGTTTATCCGGGATACGCCCCTTCCTCCTGAGCACCTTTAATCCCGCCGCCATCCCTGAGGCGACGGCGGCTGCGTTCTCGAAGGCAACGTGAATCCACGGCACCCGCCATGCAGTCAATGGCAGGGGGGATGAAACGATCTCCATGCAGCCGGTGGCGTTTCCTATAACGATATCGTCACCCAGGGCCTTCAGTACGTGACGGACGGCCAGGGCTTCTGCACACCCCTGGCACGCCCGATGTCCCTGGGCGAAATTCTCCACCTGGTTCATCAGGTTGGGTGCGAAAACCGAGTATGTATCTGTACGTGTATCCGTATGTGTGTCCACGCGAGTGTCTGTGTATGTGTCCATCATTCTCTTAATCCAACCATATAATAATTTTCCCACCGGCCCATTTTTAACGCGTCCATGGCGGTGTGGTATATTCCGGCAATCTGGTCAGGCGGTACATCCCGACCGGAAAGGCCTGCGATGAAATCAAAGATGTTCGGCTTTGCATCAGCATTGTACATGACCGATTTGATTTCGACCGCCAGCGGACCTCCTATGGAACCGAGGGACAGAGTGCGATCTATTACGAGTACATTCTTGAATTTTCTCAGGGTGGAAATCACGTCGTCTACCGGGAAGGGCCGAAACAGACGAATCTTAACCAGACCGACATTAATCCCGTTTTCCCGCATCTCATCTACGGTCTCCATGACAACGCCGGAAAAGCTCCCCATTGTCACGAAGACGGTATCCGCATCGTCGGTACGATATTCCTCCACCGGGGTATATGTGCGTCCGGTCAGTTTTCCCCATTCCTCCCATATTTCGCAGATGACGTTATACGATTCGTGGAGGGCCACTTCATGGGCCTTCTTCGTCTCAGTGAAGAGTTCCGGCATGGCGAAGGCGCCCATGGTTACCGGATTGTCCGGGTGCATGGTATACAGCGGATCATAGGGGGGAAGAAAGCCATCCACCTCCTCCTGGCCGACCGGCACGTACGGCTCGATGACGTGACTCAGGATGAATCCGTCCATGTTGACGATCACCGGCAGCAGCACCCGCCGATCCTCGGCGATACGAAAGGCACAAATCGTCTGATCGTAGTCCTCCTGTCCGTCCTCCACAAATACCATGATCCAGCCGCAGTCACGATTGGCCATGATGTCACTGTGATCATTCCAGATGGTAAGCGGCGCCGAAAGCGTCCGGTTCGCCACAGTCAGCACAATTGGGAGGCGCATGGGCGCCGCAGCGTACAGGACTTCGCTCATAAGCTGCAATCCCTGGGACGCGGTGGCGGTATAGGTCCGCGCACCGACGGCGGAACTGCCACAGCAGGCACTCATGGCGGAATGCTCGCTTTCCACACAGATATATTCCGCATCCAGCTCACCGTCGGCCACCAATTCAGAGAGGTGCTCGACTATGTGAGTCTGGGGCGTAATGGGATATGCGGCGATGACGTCCACCTTGGCCTGTTTCACTGCCTCGCTCACCATAAGGGAAACTTCCATGCCGATTCGATTACTCATTTATGATACTTCCTCCTGCATGGAAATACAACCGCTCGGACACTGCTGGGCACAGATACCGCACCCCTTGCAGTATTCAAGATCGGCCGAGAAGTATCCGTCTTTCTTCTGGTAAATGGCCATGTCCGGACAGAAATTCCAACAGACGGCGCATCGGATGCACTTGCTCTCGTCAAAAACGGGCTGCTGGGATTTCCAATCTCCGGTCTTATAGCTGATTGAGTTGCCAGGCTCGTCTACGACGTTCCCGACAGTCAAATCCCTCCAGGTATATTCTTCCATCGGTTTAGCCAAAACGTCATACCTCCATCTTCGTCTCAGAAATGGCCTTTTTGAAGGCGCTTATGTTCTTTTCGGCGATCCTGCCGAACCGATGTTTAAGCGGCTCCAGCATCGATTCCTCCTTCACCACATTTGATGTGACCACCAGGGATCCGAGCATGGTTGTGTTGGTGATCGGGAGGCCGAGCACCTCCTTGGCAATGGCCGATGCGTCGACAACCGCAAGACGAGACTTATAGCCGTACTGCTTTCGTATCTCAGACACGGTCTTGTTGGTGTTGATGATCACCAATCCATCGCCGTTCATACCGTTCTCAGGATTGATAATCTCAAGCAGACTCGGGTCCAGAACCACCGCGAAGTTCGGCTCGTATATCTTCGATCGAAGACGAATGGGTTTGTCATCAACCCTGGCAAACGCCATGACCGGCGCGCCCCGACGCTCGGGACCGAAATTCGGGAACGCCTGGGCATACCTATCTTCAGATATGGCCGCATAGGCCACCATCTCCGCGGATGTTACCGCTCCTTGACCTCCCCGGCCGTGAAAGATAATCTCAATCACAGGACCTCCTGTCATACCGTAACTGCAAGAAAGAATATTACGGGGAATCATGGAATTATGAAATAGTTTTAAATCCTCCCATTTTTCTTCGATTTTGTCAAGATTATTACGAAAAATATAGTAAACTTTTATTTCTATTTTGTATGGAAACCGCTCACATTTCCCTTCGATTATTCAACGCCGCCTGCAACGTTGCGGGATCGAAGTATTCCAGGTCTCCCCCGGCGGGGATTCCCTGGGCGATGCGGCTGATGGATATCGAAATCCCGGAGAGCGCGTCCTGGATGTAGTGAGCGGTCACCTCGCCCTCTTTGGTTGGATTGGTCGCGATGATGATCTCCTTCACGTTGTGTTCCTTCACCCTGGCAACCAGCTCCTGTATCCGAAGCTCTCCCGGTCCTGTACCGCTCATGGGAGAGATCACCCCGTGAAGAACGTGGTAGAGCCCCCGATACGAACCCGCTTTTTCCAGGGCCCTGAGATCCCGGGGATCCTCAACCACGCACACTACCGATGCATCTCGCTTCGCATCCGTGCAGATACGGCACGGATCGGTGGGGGAAAAATCAAAACAGACGGAACATGAGGTTATTTTTTCTTTGACCTCAATGATGGCCGAGGCGATGGACCTGGCGTCCCGGGCGGACATCCCCACAACGGCATACGCCAAGCGTTGGGCGGATTTCTCCCCGATGCCGGGGAGCCGGGTCAGCTCGCGAGTGAGCCTCCTGATAGGTTCATCATCCCGGGACATGTTATATAGACAGGCCGGGGATCGACAGTCCGCCGGTCACCTTGGCCATCTCATCCTTGACCATATCCTGGGACTTCGCCAGCCCCTCGTTTACGGCCGCCATGATCAAGTCCTGAAGCATCTCCACATCATCGGGATCAACCACACTCGGCTCGATGGAGATGCTCATCAGCTCCTGGCGCCCGTTGATCACCACCGTCACCATGCCGCCGCCGGAGGACGCCTCTACTGTTTTCATGGCCAGCTCTTGTTGGATGCGCATCATCTCCTGCTGCATCCGCTGGGCCTGTTTCATCAAATCCTGTATGCCTCCGCTCCCTTTTGCCATGTCATCCTCCTGGCTGTCTGCTATTTCTTTCCCGGTGTATATCCCTCTACATCGACATCTTCGAACACTTCAAATATATGCCTGGCTGTGTCGCTGTCGATCAGTTTCTGCCTGTTGTCATTAGTACCTTTCGCCGGGGCGCCGGCGGTCGTTTCTCCCCTCCCCTCCTCAGATATCGGCGATTCCCCCGATTCCGACGCGTCCACCGTCTCTATGGTGAAGTCCATCGGCCGCCTGAAATATCTGCTCAACTCATCCCGAAGCTTCTCTGCACGCTCAGGTTCATCGAGATCAATAAAACTGCTCTTTCGGGGCATTCGCACCACCAGCCGATCCCCCTCAAGAAGAACCGTCCCCTGCTGGGTAATCATGGAGTGCATCCTGGGGTCCTTGTTTTCCAGAAAAGAGAGGAACCCCGCCGCATCCCCGGGCTGATCCGATCGTGGTCGCGGCTTATCCTCGGGATACTGCTCCGGCCGGGCGGTGGGAGCTTCCTGGGGACTCGGCCGGGGGTCACTCAGGTCTTTTTTTTTCCGTTCCCCTCCGGGTCCTGGACCCCCGCCCGTGATTGAGGCATCGGCCCCTTTGATGTCCATCGATTGCATCTCTGAGATGATATCCGTGATGGAGCGGATATCTCCGGCACGGGTTATCTTGATCAATGAGAGCTCCAGTGCGATCAGGGGATCCGTGCTCTGGGTGATGCTCTGCTCGGCGTTGAAGAGTATATCAAACATGACGGTCAGGATTTCCGCGTCCACCCGGCGCCCCATTTCGAGAATTTCGCTTTTCTCTTCGTCGGTAAAGGATCCCATCGGGGGATTTTCGACAACACGCCCGAGCAGTATATGACGAAACACCTCCACCAGCTCCCGATAGTAATGAACAATATCATAGCCCTGGCCGTACACGTCCGCCAGTATATCCAGGGCGGCGGTGGTGTCCCTCCGGGTCAGGGCGTCGGCCATCCGGTAGATGAGGGCGCGGTCGGACAGCCCCAGGACCTCCCGGGCGTCCTGTTCTGTGACGTTCGTTCCGGCAAATCCGATGATTTGATCGAGAAGGCTCTGGGCGTCCCGCATGCTCCCCTGGGCCTCCCGGGCGATGATCAAGAGCGCCGCAGGTGTGACGGCGATACCCTCGGCTTCGGAGATGTTCTGAAGATGCCGGACGATCTCGGAGACGGCGATTCGCTTGTAATCAAAGCGCTGAGTTCTGGAGAGCACCGTCATCGGTATCTTGTGCGGCTCCGTAGTGGCGAATATAAAAATAACGTGTCCCGGCGGCTCTTCCAGTATCTTCAACAGCGCATTAAAGGCGTTGGTGGAGAGCATATGAACTTCGTCGATGATATATATATTATAGCGGCCGGCCTGGGGCAGGTAGCGCACCCGCTCCCGGAGGTCGCGGATGTCGTCGACGCCGGTGTTTGAGGCGCCGTCGATCTCGTACACATCGGTGACGCTCCCCTCGGTAATGCCGACACACTGAGGGCAGCGGTTGCAGGGGGTCGGTGTGGGCCCCTCGACGCAGTTGAGCGCCTTGGCGAGAATCCGCGCCACCGTCGTCTTGCCGACACCCCGGGGACCGGTGAACAGATACGCATGGGCGATCCGTCCCGAGGTGATGGCATTGGACAGAGTCCTGGTGACGTGGTTCTGCCCGATCACGTCCTCAAAGGACTGGGGGCGGTATTTTCTTGCGATTACAAGATACGACACGACGTCTCACACATGCCCCGGATGAAATGATCCGGATGACGTTTTCTGGTTGTACACGATTTTCGGCGATCTGAAGAAGATGCTTCATCAAGACCGGTCGGACGGCACACCAACGCCGACCGTCCGGGCGTTTTGGAATTTCCGATTATAACGTGGATTATCGGAAAAGACAACCGGATTTTACCCCTACCGGAATGGTTTCAGATATCGCATCCCCGGTATACAGTGGAAGTGGAGATCATCACACCATCCCCGTCATGTACACAATCACGCATATCCGGTGAGACGGCACCCCAAGGTGTTATGTTGTGTATTTGTCTTGACAAAAACAAGAGCGAAACAGTACAACATGAGGAGCGACGGCTCTCTCACATCCCGCTCGATCTTTTCTCGACCGGCCTTCTCGATACCGGACAATCCCGTCGACCGGAATTCCTCGGTGCTCTCACTTACGGGTGGGCAATACATAATCTTATGGAGAAGAACGATGGAAGAAAACGGTAACAAAATCACGCTTACCAAAAATCACAAGCGGGTTATCTTTGGATGCCTGTCGTGCCTGGTCATTATCGGAGTGCTGTACGGTCTTCTCTGGATGGTCGTGATCATGACCGGAAAGAAGATGTTCAACATATTCGACAAAGTCGTCGAGTCGACGGAAACCCGATGCGATGTCTTTGAGAATTCCGCATCCGGGTACCTGGACGATCAGGGCGGATTTTGTTCCTGGCAGATAACGACAAAATCCCCGAATACCGAGGTGTTGTTCGTGTGCGATACCCCCTCCGCCGATTTTCGGATTCAGCTTTTGGCATCGGACGGCGAAACGGTATTGACGGAATACATCCTGCCCGAGAGGCTCACCATATCCCTCCCGGAAGCCGGTACATATTGGCTGATAATCTATTCCACTGGGGAAAGCGGGGCGTGGAGCGCCACCTGGTAAATCCGACCGGGCCGTCTCACCCCCATACGAAACGGGCATCCAGGATAGCCAGGTTGATCCGCGGCACATAGAGCGGCTCCCTACCGCTGCTTCCTTCCGGACCTGACGGGGTTTAGGAACATCTATTGCGCGGGACCCAGCTATCCTGGATGCCCCTTCATATTGCATTGAAATTCGATGCTTTTTCCCGAGCCCGAAGCCGATTAAAACATCGGTCGAATGCTCGGCGTCAATAAACACCGTATGAATATTATTATTACTTCAAATGGTGTGTCCTGTCAACCCTTCCATGAAAAAGTCGACGTCCCTCCCCCACATTCCGTCCGCCTTGTCTCAAAGCGAAATCGAACGGGCACACCTCTAATGAAACTGAAAAAATATCGGCTCGAACGGTATAATAAAAAATCCATTTTTTAAGCCTTAAAAAAAACGGCCCACTCTCTAAGGGCGGGCCATTCCTTTTTTTCACTGGCGGAGAGGGTGGGATTCGAACCCACGGTACGCTATGAACGTACACACGATTTCCAATCGTGCACCTTCGGCCTCTCGGTCACCTCTCCGCTCTGATTGCCGTTTGTTCTTCTTCTCTCTTTCCCGATACCACCCTCGCCTCGTAATAATTCAGCATATGTACTGATATAGATGAATCCTGGCGGAGAGGGTGGGATTCGAACCCACGTGGGAGTGTTACCCCCCAAACCGATTTCGAGTCGGCCCCGTTATGACCACTTCGGTACCTCTCCCGTATCTATCTTTTCTCGATGAAAAAACGCGTAATCATCTCTCTCGCCTCGTCCTCACCGATGCCGGCCGTCACCTCAACCCGGTGATTGAGCCTCATATCCCCGAGCAGCTTGAAGAGGGAATCAACCGCCCCCGCCTTTGGGTCGGGGGCTCCGTAGAACAGCCGCCGTATTCGCGAATGGAGTATCGCTCCCGCGCACATGACGCAGGGTTCCATGGTGACGTACAAATCGGCGCCCTCCAGGCGATAATTCCCGATTCGCTCGGCGGCATCCCTCAGTGCAAGTATCTCCGCGTGGGCCGTGGGGTCAGAACGGGCGATCATCTCGTTCTTCCCGCGACCGATAATTCGGTCGTCCCGGACGACCACCGCCCCCACCGGCACCTCATTGGATTTATACGCATCCCGCGCCAAATCCAACGCACAACCCATAAAAACCTCCGGGCTATGCGGCCCGGTATGAACGGACGGCTCTCTCAAACCCATAGCGGATCGATACATCGAGCGTATATCGGAATACGATTACACCCGATTATGAAAAAAATATTGTAGCACCTTTTTTCAAACATGCAAGCAGAAAAGTAAATATATGATCTCAATCATATTCCAAACATCACGGCTCACAGATGAATCTTATCTCAATGCTCAATTTTTCAACTTCGCTTCCTCTATTTAAAAGATACATCATCAACCGTCTTGACGACTGCGGGCATCCCCCGAATTTAATGAGCTAACCACGACGAAATTTGTTTGCTTTTTTTGCTCTACATGATATCATTCTACCATCCTCTGGCATTTCGTCAGCGGATATTTCCACGTTTGGAGAATGGTTTTTGATAGGAGAAAAAGATGAAGCGAGTTGTTCTCTCTTTCGTTCTGTGTCTGTTCATTGCAGTACCCCTTTTCATCATGGGATGCGGCGGCGAAGAACCGGCACCGGCCGATGAGGCGGTTACCGAGGAAACCGCACCAGCTGCTGAAGAGCCCGCCCCCGTGGAAGTCGAGGAAGCCCCTGCGCCCGAGACAGCCATCGATTGGCAGAGATTGGGTGTAAATCTTTCTCTTGAGGGGAAAACAGACGAGGCCCTGGAGGCGTTTAACAAGTCAATCGAGCTTGACCCAGAGCTGGGATACGCCTACTACGGCCGCGCCGAGGTTTAC is a window encoding:
- the nuoE gene encoding NADH-quinone oxidoreductase subunit NuoE, whose amino-acid sequence is MSYNPAFVENVINSFGSEKSRIIQMLQDIQSEYRYIPREAVAQLSETLDIPEPQIYHIATFYKAFSLEPRGRHEIKVCLGTACHIKGGKRIAEGFERSLNVKAGKTTSDKMFTLETVNCLGACALAPLVQVDEDNHGKMTMEKIERVINAYINNK
- a CDS encoding gliding-motility protein MglA; translated protein: MSFINYPAREINCKIVYYGPGLCGKTTNLQYIYKKTNPDSKGKMISLATETERTLFFDFLPLSLGEIRGFTTRFHLYTVPGQVFYDASRKLILKGVDGVVFVADSQVERMEANLESLENLKVNLEEQGYNLDKIPYVVQYNKRDLPNAAPLDEMKKLLNPNTVPDFESVATEGTGVFETLKAVARLVLVEIKKGASE
- a CDS encoding 4Fe-4S binding protein is translated as MRIESAAKLESYRTSLVESQDPDRQKILVCGGTGCLSNGSMEVAHVFEEELKAQNLKANVDVKMTGCHGFCERGPLVVFLPQGVFYERVGPKQVPDIVKSTLVEGGVFKKNLYKDPNTKKEILSEENIPFYKGQLRWVLRNNGKIDPTNIDEYIAVGGYGALARALSDMTPSEVVEEVEKADLRGRGGGGFPAGRKWRTVIDAEGERKFIICNGDEGDPGAFMDRSIMEGDPHSVIEGMIIGAYAIGTDTGYIYVRMEYPLALKNLKKALDDAREMGFLGKNVLGTDFSFDIEIVRGGGAFVCGESSALMASIMGKVGEPRAKYVRSAEKGLWDLPTNLNNVETWANVPLIIGRGADWFTSVGTDTSKGTKVFSLVGSVKNVGLVEVPMGYTLRQIIYDIGGGILNDRAFKAVQTGGPSGGCIPEKYLDTKVDFDELTKLGSMMGSGGMIVMDDQTCMVDIAKYFINFLVDESCGKCVPCREGLRQMLIILERITSGEGKDGDIELLEDLGGAMTWGSLCALGGSAANPVISTIKYFRDEYEAHIKEKRCPAGVCPDLIEFSIDKDACIGCTRCAKVCPVSAIAGENKKPHTIDKSICIRCRACYEVCPTDAVRIT
- a CDS encoding (2Fe-2S)-binding protein; its protein translation is MEQTITVTLNGKEITASLGDSILDIARRAHVYIPTLCHNDALEPYGACRMCLVEIEQRGRTRVVTSCNYYPDDGLIINTDTERVVSTRNVILELLMARASGNREIQKLADRLGVNDTRFKKIGDDCILCGMCVRACSEVVGANAIGFQNRGISRMPTTPYMDPSETCIGCGSCVYVCPTDYLTMEDRDGIRYLKNWKVELKLVECRECGEYFCTERLVQFMKEEKGLPNEIADVCECCR
- the porA gene encoding pyruvate ferredoxin oxidoreductase, yielding MSNRIGMEVSLMVSEAVKQAKVDVIAAYPITPQTHIVEHLSELVADGELDAEYICVESEHSAMSACCGSSAVGARTYTATASQGLQLMSEVLYAAAPMRLPIVLTVANRTLSAPLTIWNDHSDIMANRDCGWIMVFVEDGQEDYDQTICAFRIAEDRRVLLPVIVNMDGFILSHVIEPYVPVGQEEVDGFLPPYDPLYTMHPDNPVTMGAFAMPELFTETKKAHEVALHESYNVICEIWEEWGKLTGRTYTPVEEYRTDDADTVFVTMGSFSGVVMETVDEMRENGINVGLVKIRLFRPFPVDDVISTLRKFKNVLVIDRTLSLGSIGGPLAVEIKSVMYNADAKPNIFDFIAGLSGRDVPPDQIAGIYHTAMDALKMGRWENYYMVGLRE
- a CDS encoding pyruvate synthase subunit beta — protein: MDTYTDTRVDTHTDTRTDTYSVFAPNLMNQVENFAQGHRACQGCAEALAVRHVLKALGDDIVIGNATGCMEIVSSPLPLTAWRVPWIHVAFENAAAVASGMAAGLKVLRRKGRIPDKRVISIGMAGDGGTSDIGLQALSGALERQHEDFIYVCFDNEAYMNTGIQRSSSTPFGATTTTSPSGKKSQGQSTWKKDMPKIAAAHNIPYVATACSSYPFDLQEKIRKAVDSGGPAYIHCLSVCPTGWRIPSHLSIKYGKLAVQTGIFPLYEVEDGVYRMKKKNAKRRPVTEYFKGQGRFRHLTEDDIQSIQERVDAEYEKLLKLTEM
- a CDS encoding roadblock/LC7 domain-containing protein; amino-acid sequence: MSFTQLILYDDQFKQINEVLEKLYTETNAKVLFLVDRNGQLIASTGETENLDTTSLASLTAGNIAATGSMAKLLGEKEFTIIFHEGYRDNIYISIVGRRVIMVVIFDERSSLGLVRLRAKKAGEDLTKIFDDLMKKVESKTEEGVSPFAEITDEDIDRLFSE
- a CDS encoding 4Fe-4S binding protein → MAKPMEEYTWRDLTVGNVVDEPGNSISYKTGDWKSQQPVFDESKCIRCAVCWNFCPDMAIYQKKDGYFSADLEYCKGCGICAQQCPSGCISMQEEVS